A stretch of Triticum aestivum cultivar Chinese Spring chromosome 1D, IWGSC CS RefSeq v2.1, whole genome shotgun sequence DNA encodes these proteins:
- the LOC123183424 gene encoding DEAD-box ATP-dependent RNA helicase 15 — protein MDVICQAKSGMGKTAVFVLSSLQQIDPTAGQVAALVLCHTRELAYQICNEFERFSKFLPELKVAVFYGGVHIKKHQDLLKNDCPHIVVGTPGRILALARDKDLSLKNVRHFILDECDKMLESLDMRRDVQEIFKMTPHDKQVMMFSATLSKEIRPICKKFMQDPMEIYVDDEAKLTLHGLVQHYIKLTESEKNRKLNDLLDALDFNQVVIFVKSVSRAAELNKLLCECNFPSICIHSGMTQEERLTRYKNFKEGHKRILVATDLVGRGIDIERVNIVINYDMPDSADTYLHRVGRAGRFGTKGLAITFVSSASDSDVLNQVQERFEVDIKELPEQIDTSTYMPS, from the exons ATGGATGTCATCTGCCAAGCAAAATCTGGGATGGGGAAGACTGCTGTCTTTGTCCTGTCGTCTCTCCAGCAGATCGATCCTACTGCTGGTCAGGTGGCAGCGCTCGTATTGTGCCACACCAGAGAGCTGGCTTACCAG ATTTGCAACGAGTTCGAGAGGTTCAGCAAATTTCTGCCCGAATTAAAGGTTGCTGTATTCTATGGAGGTGTTCACATCAAGAAACACCAGGATTTGCTCAAGAACGACTGCCCCCACATTGTTGTGGGCACACCTGGGAGGATTCTAGCTCTAGCTAGAGACAAGGACCTTTCTTTGAAGAATGTGAGGCATTTCATTCTTGACGAGTGTGACAAGATGCTTGAGTCACTGG ACATGCGGAGGGATGTCCAGGAGATTTTCAAGATGACACCTCATGATAAGCAGGTCATGATGTTTTCGGCAACTCTCAGCAAGGAGATCCGTCCCATTTGCAAGAAATTTATGCAAGAT CCTATGGAAATTTATGTTGATGATGAGGCAAAGTTGACCCTTCATGGTCTTGTTCAG CACTATATAAAATTGACAGAGTCAGAGAAGAATCGAAAATTGAACGATCTCTTGGATGCTCTTGATTTCAACCAAGTTGTGATATTTGTGAAGAGCGTTAGCAGGGCTGCAGAGCTGAACAAGTTGCTGTGTGAATGCAACTTCCCTTCAATCTGCATCCATTCTGGCATGACCCAGGAAGAGAG GCTGACCCGATACAAGAACTTCAAGGAAGGGCACAAGAGGATTCTTGTGGCGACGGATTTGGTTGGCAGAGGAATCGACATTGAGCGTGTCAACATTGTGATAAACTATGACATGCCTGATTCAGCTGATACCTACTTGCACAGG gttGGAAGGGCTGGGCGTTTTGGCACCAAGGGGCTCGCCATAACTTTTGTTTCGTCGGCCTCGGACTCGGACGTCCTTAACCAG GTGCAAGAACGGTTTGAGGTGGACATCAAGGAGCTGCCTGAGCAGATTGACACTTCAACATACA TGCCTTCGTAG